A genomic region of Hyalangium minutum contains the following coding sequences:
- the atpG gene encoding ATP synthase F1 subunit gamma, with protein sequence MASLRDIRKRIRSVKNTRQITKAMKMMSAAKLRKAQDAIIAARPYAQMLDQIIADLASRSADQEVAHPLLTPRPIKKAELVLLTSDRGLAGGFNSNVIRRASRFLYENSALERIQFSTVGRKGHDFFRNRRQNIRKDFGYLYQQLNYLSAKAVAEELTAGFLNGEVDAVYVIYNEFVSAISQKVVVSQILPLQTFGAEPAPGAAKAPAGTALVDFKYEPDRQAVLDRLVPQAVSIKLYRALLESVASEHSARMAAMENATSNATDMIAALSLHYNRTRQAVITKELMEIVSGAEALK encoded by the coding sequence ATGGCGTCTCTTCGCGACATTCGCAAGCGCATCCGCTCCGTGAAGAACACGCGGCAGATCACCAAGGCGATGAAGATGATGTCCGCCGCCAAGCTGCGCAAGGCGCAGGACGCCATCATCGCCGCGCGTCCCTACGCGCAGATGCTGGATCAGATCATCGCGGATCTCGCGTCCCGCTCGGCGGATCAGGAAGTCGCCCATCCGCTGCTGACGCCCCGCCCCATCAAGAAGGCCGAGCTGGTGCTGCTCACCTCGGACCGCGGCCTCGCTGGCGGCTTCAACTCCAACGTGATTCGCCGCGCCAGCCGCTTCCTCTATGAGAACAGCGCCCTGGAGCGCATCCAGTTCTCCACGGTGGGCCGCAAGGGCCACGACTTCTTCCGCAACCGGCGCCAGAACATCCGCAAGGACTTCGGCTACCTCTACCAGCAGCTCAACTACCTCTCCGCCAAGGCCGTGGCCGAGGAGCTCACCGCCGGCTTCCTCAATGGCGAGGTGGATGCCGTCTACGTCATCTACAACGAGTTCGTCTCCGCCATCAGCCAGAAGGTCGTCGTCTCGCAGATCCTCCCGCTGCAGACCTTCGGCGCCGAGCCCGCTCCGGGCGCCGCCAAGGCTCCGGCGGGCACCGCCCTGGTGGACTTCAAGTACGAGCCGGATCGGCAGGCGGTGCTGGACCGGCTGGTGCCGCAGGCCGTCTCCATCAAGCTCTACCGCGCCCTGCTGGAGAGCGTGGCCAGCGAGCACAGCGCCCGCATGGCGGCCATGGAGAACGCCACCAGCAACGCCACGGACATGATCGCCGCCCTGTCGCTGCACTACAACCGCACGCGCCAGGCCGTCATCACCAAGGAGCTCATGGAGATCGTCTCCGGCGCCGAGGCCCTCAAGTAG
- a CDS encoding response regulator — protein sequence MASLLSGPILVVEDDPDIREPLLSYLALNGYETVHATNGREAVEQLQRTPRPSLILLDMAMPVMGGHRVLTFRKEAYGYQAIPVIIISAGMAAMNPRDRALYASNYNVAAFLRKPAEPEQLLELIELHAQRLEGGSLGAPA from the coding sequence ATGGCCTCGCTGCTGAGCGGTCCCATCCTCGTGGTCGAGGATGACCCAGACATCCGGGAGCCACTGCTGAGCTACCTGGCGCTCAACGGGTACGAGACCGTCCATGCCACCAATGGCCGCGAGGCCGTGGAGCAGCTTCAGCGCACGCCCCGGCCGTCCCTCATCCTGCTGGACATGGCCATGCCGGTGATGGGGGGCCACCGGGTGCTGACGTTCCGCAAGGAGGCTTATGGCTACCAGGCGATCCCGGTCATCATCATCTCGGCGGGCATGGCGGCCATGAACCCGAGGGACCGGGCGCTCTACGCCTCCAACTACAACGTGGCGGCTTTCCTGAGGAAGCCGGCGGAACCGGAGCAGCTGCTGGAGTTGATTGAGCTCCACGCCCAGCGCCTGGAAGGTGGCTCGCTGGGTGCCCCGGCTTGA
- a CDS encoding SanA/YdcF family protein, producing MWLRRGLLGSALALAALVAVSHFVKVRYEDRIVPLSAAPEAPVVLVFGAGLAPGGVPSPVLAQRLDTAIALWKSGKAQAVLVSGDNSDRFHDETRAMRRYMVQHGLPEQAVLGDDSGLSTYDSCVRAFTVFHVRKALLVTQRFHLPRALYIANSVGMDAWGVAADEGRPSTRRYAVRETLSRVLALVMVALEREPAYPAGRAPSVAR from the coding sequence GTGTGGTTGCGCAGAGGGCTCCTCGGGAGCGCGCTGGCATTGGCGGCCCTGGTGGCCGTGTCGCACTTTGTGAAGGTGCGGTACGAGGACCGCATCGTCCCCCTGAGCGCGGCTCCCGAGGCCCCCGTGGTGCTCGTCTTTGGAGCGGGCCTGGCGCCGGGAGGGGTGCCCTCGCCGGTGCTGGCCCAGCGGCTGGACACGGCGATTGCCCTCTGGAAGAGCGGCAAGGCCCAGGCGGTGCTCGTCAGCGGGGACAACTCGGACCGCTTCCATGACGAGACCCGGGCCATGCGCCGCTACATGGTGCAGCACGGGCTGCCCGAGCAGGCGGTACTGGGAGACGACTCGGGGCTGTCCACCTATGACAGTTGCGTGCGCGCCTTCACCGTCTTCCATGTCCGCAAGGCGCTGCTGGTGACCCAGCGCTTCCACCTGCCTCGAGCGCTCTACATCGCCAACTCGGTGGGCATGGACGCGTGGGGCGTGGCGGCGGATGAGGGCCGGCCCTCCACCCGGCGCTACGCGGTGCGCGAGACACTCTCCCGGGTGCTGGCGCTGGTGATGGTGGCCCTGGAGAGGGAGCCTGCCTACCCGGCGGGCCGGGCGCCGAGCGTGGCCCGCTGA